Proteins from a genomic interval of Colletotrichum higginsianum IMI 349063 chromosome 6, whole genome shotgun sequence:
- a CDS encoding Flavonol synthase flavanone 3-hydroxylase, which produces MPWMVVVNVGDFIGADQEKTVGYFIGADQEKTVGFVPGCLGPGRSNRTHEPINGREYIEMRLDGAYQGC; this is translated from the coding sequence ATGCCCTGGATGGTCGTAGTCAACGTGGGCGACTTCATCGGCGCCGATCAGGAAAAGACGGTGGGCTACTTCATCGGCGCCGATCAGGAAAAGACGGTGGGCTTTGTCCCCGGTTGCTTAGGCCCCGGCAGATCAAATAGAACTCACGAGCCGATCAACGGCCGCGAGTACATCGAGATGCGCCTGGATGGGGCTTACCAAGGATGCTGA
- a CDS encoding Heterokaryon incompatibility protein, giving the protein MSRAIDTGSTQAALEPYVYSDLPTENSIRLIQITPDESKSQGFTLQLKTCTLDDVPPFWALSYTWGSSDFDDGADSLTTPETRYVQVECEGRGLEVGETLFDFLTQVKDDMINVSGSPPRHRVPPRNYAASPRHRLLFPANPLSLWVDAICIDQRSSREKSQQVQLMGRVYEAARNVVVWLGSAEPNDNVSWVFDTFVPVMRAEARSSATVALLQEIGPELDHPGATWLLGRDFCDRWRRSYPDYFAFFLRKRWLTRGWVVQEAALPAPADIVLQCGAAQFSWSRANRLSAFILTVRWDAELIGRLGRRLPDWERRPGTIDRLWNPVQNSLPAFGGDAVGRRMAEWQRQRWGASTDEEIRHAEVLHTFHRLRIYRFENPVDHIYGALGLVGRILGPRYELGVVPSYGVPVELAYTRVTAWLLPHLPNLDVLGLAGIAEGRRENLPSWVPDFSFHGPGHYASLQRLRQLANGCRPFHPFDASGTHVASGRHGARSEEPAALTLQGVLIDEIRETRSLEQSGHGVITDVSWLLDFCDQRGFYRLTGQRFAEVAVATLTADLQPEQGYGDGPVQWVRRCISYNAAAGHQGGPTDPDTLDKLRAKSAHPGAGGHGDPFITLGDALAMSAKEGFVPRLTDDPVSRIVQFITPGRRVLETKEGYLGLGPAAAMTGDEVWLIQGSRMPLVLRKTPAGTVAIGDAEGIGRGAYALVGETYLHGVMYGSMMTKDVIDSFRPVVLC; this is encoded by the coding sequence ATGTCGCGAGCAATAGACACTGGCTCGACACAGGCGGCGCTGGAGCCTTATGTCTACTCTGATTTGCCGACGGAGAACTCGATCCGGCTGATCCAGATCACCCCGGACGAGTCAAAGAGCCAGGGCTTTACCCTGCAGCTCAAAACGTGTACCTTGGACGATGTGCCTCCATTCTGGGCCCTCTCGTACACGTGGGGTTCGTCGGacttcgacgacggcgctgaCAGTCTCACCACCCCCGAGACCCGATATGTCCAGGTTGAATGTGAAGGCCGAggtctcgaggtcggcgagacCCTCTTTGACTTCCTCACCCAGGTCAAAGACGACATGATCAACGTTTCAGGGTCACCACCACGACACCGGGTTCCTCCTCGTAATTATGCGGCTAGTCCCCGGCATCGTCTACTCTTCCCCGCCAACCCCTTGAGCCTGTGGGTTGACGCCATCTGCATAGACCAGCGCAGCAGCCGCGAAAAGTCCCAGCAGGTCCAGCTGATGGGCCGCGTCTACGAGGCCGCGcgcaacgtcgtcgtctggCTCGGCAGCGCGGAGCCCAACGACAACGTCTCCTGGGTCTTCGACACCTTCGTCCCCGTGATGCGGGCCGAGGCCCGGTCGAgcgccaccgtcgccctcCTGCAGGAGATCGGGCCCGAGCTGGACCACCCGGGGGCCACTTGGCTGCTCGGGAGGGACTTCTGCGACCGCTGGCGCCGCTCGTACCCGGACTacttcgccttcttcctccggAAGCGCTGGCTCACGCGCGGCTGGGTCGTCCAGGAGGCCGCGCTgcccgcccccgccgacaTCGTCCTGCAGTGCGGCGCCGCGCAGTTCTCCTGGTCCCGCGCCAACCGCCTCTCGGCCTTCATCCTCACGGTCCGCTGGGACGCCGAGCTCATCGGCCGCCTGGGCCGGCGGTTGCCGGACTGGGAGAGGCGGCCCGGCACCATCGACCGCCTGTGGAACCCCGTGCAGAACTCGCTGCCCGcgttcggcggcgacgcggtcgGCCGCCGGATGGCCGAGTGGCAGAGGCAGCGCTGGGGCGCCTcgacggacgaggagatcCGGCACGCCGAGGTGCTGCACACCTTCCACAGGCTGCGCATCTACCGCTTCGAGAACCCTGTCGACCACATCTACGGCGCGCTGGGGCTCGTCGGCCGCATCCTCGGCCCGCGGtacgagctcggcgtcgtgcCCAGCTACGGCGTGCCCGTCGAGCTTGCGTACACCCGCGTGACGGCCTGGCTGCTCCCGCACTTGCCGAACCTCGACGTCCTGGGGCTGGCGGGCATCGCGGAGGGCCGTCGCGAGAACCTGCCCTCCTGGGTCCCGGACTTCTCGTTCCACGGGCCGGGCCACTATGCTTCGCTCCAGAGGCTGAGGCAGCTTGCCAACGGGTGCCGTCCCTTTCACCCCTTCGATGCCTCCGGCACCCACGTGGCGTCGGGGAGGCACGGGGCGCGGAGTGAGGAGCCTGCCGCCCTCACCCTCCAGGGCGTTCTCATCGACGAGATTAGGGAAACGCGGAGCCTCGAGCAGTCCGGACACGGCGTCATCACCGACGTCTCGTGGCTGCTTGATTTCTGCGACCAACGGGGCTTCTACAGGCTCACGGGACAGCGCTTTGCCGAGGTGGCCGTGGCGACGCTGACTGCCGATCTGCAGCCGGAGCAGGGCTACGGGGATGGCCCCGTGCAGTGGGTGCGGCGATGCATCTCCTacaatgccgccgccggtcaTCAGGGCGGGCCTACAGACCCGGACACGCTTGATAAGTTGAGGGCGAAAAGCGCACATCCTGGAGCTGGAGGCCACGGTGACCCGTTCATCACGCTGGGCGATGCCCTCGCGATGTCCGCCAAGGAGGGCTTTGTGCCGCGACTGACGGACGACCCTGTTTCCAGGATTGTGCAGTTCATCACCCCCGGGAGACGGGTGCTGGAAACGAAGGAAGGGTATCTGGGTCTTGGACCTGCGGCTGCCATGACCGGGGACGAGGTCTGGCTCATCCAGGGGAGCCGGATGCCGCTGGTGCTGAGGAAGACACCCGCCGGCACGGTAGCCATTGGCGATGCGGAGGGAATCGGAAGGGGGGCGTATGCTCTTGTCGGCGAGACTTACCTCCATGGTGTCATGTACGggtcgatgatgacgaagGATGTGATTGACAGCTTTCGACCGGTTGTCCTTTGCTAG
- a CDS encoding Amidophosphoribosyltransferase: protein MCGVSAILLADSKATTAAIDLHESLYLLQHRGQDAAGIAVCQGGRVYHYKGNGMAAKVFADGSSLQHLPGFMGLGHLRYPTMGTSSAAEAQPFYVNSPFGISIAVNGNLVNTEYLRQFVDKEALRHVNSDSDSELLLNIFAHGLQKLGKTRAVSDDIFTALGDVYSKCQGAFACTAMIAGFGILGFRQVQTNANGIRPLCIGSRPSTTVPGGKDYFMASESVALKQLGFGDITDVLPGQAILITKGGSVEVRQIVEPKSYTPDSFEFVYLARPDSTIDGISVYRSRQMMGEKLAKKIREVLGDKGIDEIDAIIPVPETSNTAAAALAQKLGKPYVTALIKNRYVHRTFILPNQAMRQKSIRRKLSPIESEFEGKNLIIVDDSLVRGTTSRQIVQMARESGAKRVVFVSSSPECTNPHIYGIDLADPADLIARGKTRQEIAEHIDADDVIFLDLEGPDGLKAACLEAADSGSQVRDFEVGVFCGRYVTDVPDGYFDQLSDLRKGKRDDNFRSTVVASDSGAAIFV, encoded by the exons ATGTGTGGCGTAAGCGCCATTCTG TTGGCCGACTCCAAGGCTACTACAGCCGCCATCGACCTGCATGAGTCTCTTTACCTGCTCCAGCAC CGTGGACAGGATGCTGCCGGTATCGCCGTCTGCCAGGGCGGAAGGGTGTACCACTACAAGGGTAACGGTATGGCGGCCAAGGtcttcgccgacggcagcagcCTCCAGCACCTCCCGGGCTTTATGG GTCTTGGACATCTGCGGTACCCCACGATGGGAACGTCTTCGGC cgccgaggcccagccCTTCTACGTAAACTCCCCCTTTGGAatctccatcgccgtcaacggcaacCTGGTCAACACCGAGTACCTGCGCCAGTTTGTCGACAAGGAGGCTCTTCGCCACGTCAACTCCGACTCGGACTCTGAGCTGCT CCTGAACATCTTCGCACACGGTCTCCAGAAGCTCGGAAAGACCCGTGCCGTGTCAGACGATATCTTCACCGCCCTGGGTGACGTCTACTCAAAGTGCCAGGGAGCCTTTGCTTGCACCGCCATGATTGCCGGCTTTGGAATCCTCGGTTTCAGGCAAGTTCAAACCA ACGCCAACGGAATCCGCCCCCTTTGCATCGGTTCTCGGCCCTCCACCACCGTCCCGGGTGGAAAGGATTACTTCATGGCCTCGGAATCCGTTGCCCTGAAGcagctcggcttcggcgacaTCACGGACGTGCTGCCCGGCCAGGCCATCCTGATCACCAAGGGAGGCTCCGTCGAGGTCCGCCAGATCGTCGAGCCCAAGTCGTACACACCGGACTCCTTCGAGTTTGTCTACCTGGCCCGTCCCGACTCCACCATCGACGGTATCTCTGTGTACCGCAGCCGGCAGATGATGGGagagaagctggccaagaagatCAGAGAAGTCCTCGGCGATAAGGGCATCGACGAGATTGATGCGA TTATCCCAGTTCCCGAG ACGAGCAAcacggcggccgccgcgttGGCCCAGAAGCTGGGCAAGCCATACGTGACCGCCCTCATCAAGAACCGTTACGTTCACCGCACCTTCATTCTCCCCAACCAGGCTATGCGTCAGAAGAGTATCCGCCGCAAGCTCTCGCCGATCGAGTCCGAGTTCGAGGGCAAGAACCTCATCATCGTGGACGACAGTCTCGTCCGGGGTA CCACATCGCGACAGATC GTTCAAATGGCCCGGGAATCGGGAGCCAAGCGAGTCGTGTTTGTCTCCAGCTCGCCCGAGTGCACAAACCCGCACATC TATGGCATCGACCTCGCTGATCCTGCTG ATCTGATTGCGCGCGGCAAGACGCGGCAGGAGATCGCCGAGCacatcgacgccgacgatgtcATCTTCCTGGACCTCGAGGGACCGGACGGTCTCAAGGCCGCGtgcctcgaggcggcggacagCGGCAGCCAGGTCCGGGACTTCGAGGTGGGCGTCTTCTGCGGCCGCTACGTCACCGACGTGCCGGACGGCTACTTTGACCAGCTGAGCGATCTGCGCAAGGGGAAGCGCGACGACAACTTCCGGTCTACCGTCGTTGCGTCGGATAGCGGCGCCGCAATCTTCGTGTAG
- a CDS encoding Integral membrane protein, whose translation MQAGSILLLMVAAAAARAAAHPDPIPTIPIPASVSASTSPTVQLSTIPTCAMQCLVDGFHAGNCTMAALAGCMCTNVPLLAHISERKKKEEEEKENHHSPPPSPFAAHTDREPPFLPSPSATARISQNLCKGYPREERRRFSKIFAIGLPLVTTLAVALRCVARLQVASKLWWDDWTALMALGFLIVMSGLGLVNSSLGFGYHYWDIDPGNGKMILQIFYAQQLLYIFIQVFAKASIACFYSRVFTNKRFQLAIKCFLVFLFSHGLMFLLLLAFQCVPVRSIWDRSVNGRCFDTAAISYGGAACSILEDFVLILMPLPELLKLKLSKRKKSALVFMFGIGSFACVASMVRLKYLVTFVHSFDATWDNVYLVIWSSIELNLAIICGSLPALRSLFKKIPALLKTVRSSAGGEKSRADQRRQSATVIAMSDASDNSNGQSPKGNTPRRAGMPRPFGSASTACGKSFHLSRDKETDPDSKEGFGSGDLETGR comes from the exons ATGCAGGCCGGCAGCATCCTGCTGCTGatggtcgcggcggcggcggctcgggcggcggcccaCCCGGACCCGATCCCGACGATCCCGATCccggcctcggtctcggcctcgacatcgccgacggTACAACTATCGACGATACCAACCTGCGCC ATGCAgtgcctcgtcgacggcttCCACGCCGGCAACTGCACCATGGCCGCGCTGGCCGGTTGCATGTGCACCAACGTgcccctcctcgcccacaTCTCGGA aagaaagaaaaaagaagaagaagaaaaagaaaaccatCACTCTcctccgccctcgcccttcgCAGCTCACACTGACCGGGaaccccccttccttccGTCTCCATCAGCTACGGCTCGCATATCACAAAACCTCTGCAAAGGGTACCCGAGAGAAGAACGCCGACGGTTCTCCAAGatcttcgccatcggcctGCCGCTCGTCACGACCCTCGCGGTGGCCCTCCGCTGCGTGGCCCGGCTGCAGGTCGCGAGCAAGCTGTGGTGGGACGACTGGACCGcgctgatggctttg GGGTTTCTGATCGTCATGTCCGGCCTCGGACTGGTCA ATTCCAGCCTGGGATTCGGCTATCACTATTGGGACATCGACCCGGGCAACGGGAAGATGATCCTTCAG ATCTTTTACGCACAGCAGCTTCTCTACATTTTTATACA GGTGTTCGCCAAGGCCTCCATCGCCTGCTTCTACTCCCGCGTCTTCACCAACAAGCGCTTCCAGCTGGCCATCAAGTGCTTCCTGGTCTTCCTGTTCTCGCACGGGCTCATgttcctcctgctcctcgcctTCCAGTGCGTCCCCGTGCGGTCCATCTGGGACCGGTCCGTCAACGGCCGCTGCTtcgacaccgccgccatctcgtacggcggcgccgcctgcAGCATCCTGGAGGActtcgtcctcatcctcatgCCCTTGCCGGAGCTCCTGAAGCTCAAGCTGAGcaagaggaagaagtcgGCCCTGGTGTTCATGTTCGGCATTGGCTCATT cgCGTGCGTGGCTAGCATGGTCCGCCTCAAGTACCTCGTCACCTTCGTCCACTCCTTCGACGCGACCTGGGACAACGTTTACCTGGTGATCTGGTCCAGCATCGAGCTCAACCTGGCCATCATCTGCGGCAGCCTCCCGGCGCTGCGGTCCCTGTTCAAGAAGATCCCGGCGCTGCTGAAGACGGTCAGGTCGAGCGCGGGGGGAGAAAAGTCCCGCGCGGACCAGCGTAGGCAGTCGGCCACGGTCATCGCCATGTCCGACGCCTCGGACAACTCCAACGGGCAGTCTCCCAAGGGCAACACGCCGCGGAGGGCGGGCATGCCGAGGCCCTTTGGCAGCGCGTCGACCGCGTGCGGCAAGAGCTTCCACTTGTCGCGAGATAAAGAAACCGACCCGGATAGCAAGGAGGGGTTCGGCTCTGGGGATTTGGAAACGGGTCGGTAG
- a CDS encoding GMC oxidoreductase, which produces MRWSLHIPSVLLGCIAATASAVPNQQFAARQSADILASYDYVVVGSGPGGGPLAARLAIAGKKVLLLEAGDDQGGSVPYQVPALNLQSTEYDPMKWDYYVQHLSDPAEQKKDSKMTYRLPSGDLYVGLSPPSGAEPLGILYPRAGTLGGCGSHNALITVYPHKSDWDGIASLTGDGSWAAASMRKYFQRLENAEYLPNGVLGHGFSGWLTTSVTDLGLVIQDVKLLTVILSAASSMGKSLVGLIFSTIQGLGEVLLRDINVDLPGRDAAEGLYQVPISVDGGVRVGPREFVLDTANAKNADGSRKYHLDLKLNTLVTKVRFDRSGAKPRAVGVDFVTGRSLYRADPRAGDAGAGTPGSVNATAEVIVSAGAFNTPQLLKLSGVGPKAELASFNIPVVVDLPGVGTNLQDRYETSVIGETPTDFQVTKDCTFIRPGTDDPCLKKWRDGAANGQRGIYGSNGISLGIVKKSSVAEGDPDLFIAGAPVSFPGYLPGYAAAGTADARHWTWITLKAHTRNRAGTVKLRSADPRDVPQIDFHSFQDAAAGAKDIQAVVEGMKLSRKMFDSVVPLTGGFTEVWPGRNVTDEMLPEFVRNEAWGHHASCTCPIGRDGDALAVLDSKFRVRGTEGLRVVDASVFPKIPGYYIAVPVYMISEKAADVILGV; this is translated from the exons ATGCGTTGGAGTCTTCATATTCCGAGCGTGCTGCTCGGCTGCATcgcggccacggcctctGCCGT TCCGAACCAGCAGTTCGCCGCGCGGCAGTCCGCAGACATCCTCGCGAGCTACGActacgtcgtcgtcggctccggccccggcggcgggcccCTCGCGGCCCggctcgccatcgccggcaagaaggtcctcctgctcgaggccggcgacgaccagGGCGGCTCGGTGCCGTACCAGGTGCCCGCCCTCAACCTGCAGTCGACCGAGTACGACCCCATGAAGTGGGACTACTACGTCCAGCACCTCAGCGACCCGGCGGAGCAGAAGAAGGACTCCAAGATGACGTACCGCCTCCCCTCCGGCGACCTCTACGTCGGCCTCAGCCCGCcgtccggcgccgagccGCTCGGCATCCTGTACCCGCGCGCcggcaccctcggcggctgcggcagccACAACGCCCTCATCACCGTCTACCCGCACAAGTCGGACTGGGACGGCATCGCGAGCCTGACGGGCGACGGCTCCTGGGCCGCCGCCAGCATGCGCAAGTACTTCCAGCGCCTCGAGAACGCCGAGTACCTCCCCaacggcgtcctcggccacggcttCTCGGGCTGGCTGACGACGAGCGTGACCGACCTGGGGCTCGTCATCCAGGACGTCAAGCTGCTCACCGTCatcctctcggccgcctcgtccatgGGCAAgagcctcgtcggcctcatcTTCTCCACCATCCAGgggctcggcgaggtcctccTGCGCGACATCAACGTCGACCTGCCgggccgcgacgccgccgagggcctgtACCAGGTCCCCAtctccgtcgacggcggcgtccgcgTCGGGCCGAGGGAGTTCGTCCTCGAcaccgccaacgccaagaaCGCCGACGGCTCGCGCAAGTACCACCTCGATCTGAAGCTCAACACGCTCGTCACCAAGGTCCGCTTCGACCGGAGCGGCGCCAAGCCCCGCGCCGTGGGGGTCGACTTCGTCACGGGACGGAGCCTGTACCGCGCGGACCCGCGggccggcgatgccggcgccgggacGCCCGGGTCCGTCAATGCCACGGCCGAGGTCATCGTGTCGGCCGGCGCCTTCAACACGCCACAGCTGCTCAAGCTCAGCGGCGTGGGTCCCAAGGCCGAGCTCGCCTCCTTCAAcatccccgtcgtcgtcgacctgccCGGCGTCGGCACCAACCTGCAGGACC GCTACGAGACCAGCGTCATCGGCGAGACGCCGACCGACTTCCAGGTCACCAAGGACTGCACCTTCATCCGCCCCGGCACGGACGACCCGTGCCTGAAGAAGTGGCgggacggcgccgccaacgggCAGCGCGGCATCTACGGCTCCAACGGCATCagcctcggcatcgtcaagaagtcgtccgtcgccgagggcgacccGGACCtcttcatcgccggcgcccccGTCAGCTTCCCCGGGTACCTGCCGGGATACGCGGCGGCCGGCACGGCGGACGCGCGCCACTGGACCTGGATCACGCTGAAGGCGCACACGCGCAACCGGGCGGGGACGGTGAAGCTCCGGTCGGCGGACCCGCGGGACGTGCCGCAGATCGACTTCCACTCGTTCCaggacgcggcggccggggccaaggacatccagGCCGTGGTGGAGGGCATGAAGCTGTCGCGCAAGATGTTCGACAGCGTCGTGCCGCTGACGGGGGGCTTCACCGAGGTGTGGCCCGGGAGGAACGTGACGGACGAGATGCTGCCCGAGTTCGTCCGGAACGAGGCCTGGGGCCACCACGCGAGCTGCACGTGTCCCATCGGCagagacggcgacgccctcgccgtgcTGGACTCCAAGTTCCGGGTGAGGGGCACCGAGGGCCTGCGCGTGGTCGACGCCAGCGTCTTCCCCAAGATCCCCGGCTACTACATTGCCGTCCCTGTATACATGATCAgcgagaaggcggccgatGTGATTCTCGGGGTGTAA
- a CDS encoding Ankyrin repeat domain containing protein, with the protein MSVQRTTPARRGTMTAAMYSKPKPKESVLDLCTRATLLGNNISVRMLEFLTNVKHQPHGFRDLANDFLDICRILWSIEAGLSEASRTHQEFPADMIKELDLKFRQTNSDFQVLDHMMFEFLEYEKKGAMGKIQRGWRMMFADKEILRMRESLRKARDALRMSALVFQWSLGSSKTDDSVGNGYAGLAAALDRMSNNHSTVRISKSKSFEVQTASPPDRSDDSSPPLPSPLPQISSQAPHIPPPSLVEKISADFVLQEVRLSPDPRRRASLSNKSHHSLSENGHPHSARIPDRRIGSGRGDDLTISEHGQYDLHQAAANLRPAINNNTERRLALDDLTISDRDTAYDTPSRLSDRRNHLRDSDNAVSPSSSGTETLIGELQTIADSIPTKVVRLKADPLTMPRWTPRHNASGNPSLRTSLIAAVHGKNHKLVEQLLDRGVSPDTGPDQHVLVDSVLCQDAESVRLLLLFGADANSADKDGITPLFAAVEMNSLEMARTLLKYGADPNLSAGASQESPLAIAVIDVKVDFVHLLLTYGGDPNHIMANGNTVLIASMNKTTPKKLVDLMLDYGSDPNVKNREGKTALFETIMAARVDLLGALLDHGANPNLPGPKHMLWPATYQAPCLKVLLARGADSKKAPGNMELAVSINNIESVRVLLAAGVSPNTKKDGIYTPLCTSIRDNRADILELLLENGADPNLNSAEYPAFKCVTHFRTHFLPRLVAAGNDLHNPKGIIETAVRVNNTEALMWLLDQGVSPNDRGEDGNTPLTTAIRENRAEMLDELLAHGADPSVRGADWPVVMAVQHPAILKKLLPAIADPRSFKGLMERAVVADQIESVKLLLAAGVSVEDKNGGVFSPLTSAIREDNKEMTRFLIEEGGADVNAPGEHLPIVKAVRRCRGDDTDILEMLLRKGADANKLYRGWNAVMQAVENGDAKLLKLLVAAGGVDLEARDDAGRTVMEIAAGRGWEESVGIILWDGKSKE; encoded by the coding sequence ATGTCTGTCCAGCGGACGACACCAGCAAGACGAGGCACCATGACGGCCGCCATGTACAGCAAACCCAAGCCCAAGGAGTCGGTGCTGGACCTCTGCACGCGGGCGACGCTCCTGGGCAACAACATCTCGGTGCGGATGCTCGAGTTCCTCACCAACGTCAAGCACCAGCCGCACGGGTTCCGCGACCTCGCCAAcgacttcctcgacatcTGCCGGATCCTGTGGtccatcgaggccggcctctCGGAGGCGTCCCGCACGCACCAGGAGTTCCCCGCCGACATGATCAAGGAGCTCGACCTCAAGTTCCGCCAGACCAACTCGGACTTCCAGGTGCTCGACCACATGATGTTCGAGTTCCTCGAgtacgagaagaagggcgccATGGGCAAGATCCAGCGCGGCTGGCGCATGATGttcgccgacaaggagatCCTGCGCATGCGCGAGTCCCTCCGCAAGGCCCGCGACGCCCTCCGCATGAgcgccctcgtcttccagTGGTCCCTGGGAAGCTCCAAGACGGACGACTCCGTCGGCAACGGctacgccggcctcgccgccgccctcgaccgcaTGAGCAACAACCACTCGACGGTACGCATATCCAAGTCCAAGTCGTTCGAGGTCCAgaccgcgtcgccgccggacCGTTCCGACGATTCCTCGCCCCCCTTGCCGTCCCCTCTCCCGCAGATTTCCTCCCAGGCCCCTCATATCCCTCCCCCGTccctcgtcgagaagatcTCGGCAGACTTCGTCCTCCAGGAGGTGAGGCTTTCCCCGGACCCGCGCCGCCGGGCCTCCCTCTCCAACAAGAGCCATCACAGCTTGTCGGAGAACGGGCACCCTCACTCTGCGAGGATACCGGACCGCAGGATCGGCAGCGGCCGGGGGGACGACCTCACCATCTCGGAGCATGGCCAGTACGACCTCCACCAAGCCGCCGCGAACCTGAGAcccgccatcaacaacaacacggAGAGGAGGCTGGCGCTTGACGACCTGACCATCTCGGACCGGGACACCGCCTACGACACGCCCAGCCGCCTCTCGGACCGGAGGAACCACCTCCGCGACTCGGACAACGccgtctcgccgtcgtcgtccgggaCGGAGACGCTCATCGGCGAGCTGCAGACCATCGCCGACAGCATCCCGACCAAGGTGGTCCGCCTCAAGGCCGACCCGCTGACGATGCCGCGCTGGACGCCGCGGCACAACGCCAGCGGCAACCCGTCCCTCAGGACGTcgctcatcgccgccgtccacggCAAGAACCACAAGCTCGTGGAGCAGCTGCTGGACCGCGGCGTGTCGCCCGACACGGGGCCCGACCAGcacgtcctcgtcgactcgGTCCTCTGCCAGGACGCCGAGAGCGTccggctgcttctgctgtTCGGGGCCGACGCCAACTCggccgacaaggacggcatcACGCcgctcttcgccgccgtcgagatgAACTCGCTCGAGATGGCGCGGACGCTGCTCAAGTACGGCGCCGACCCGAACCTGTCGGCCGGCGCGTCGCAGGAGTCCCCGCtggccatcgccgtcatcgacgtcaAGGTCGACTTCGTCCACCTGCTGCTCACCTACGGCGGCGACCCGAACCACATCATGGCCAACGGCAACACGGTGCTCATCGCGTCCATGAACAAGACGACGCCCAAgaagctcgtcgacctcATGCTCGACTACGGCTCCGACCCCAACGTCAAGAACAGGGAGGGCAAGACGGCGCTCTTCGAGACCATCATGGCCGCCCGCGTCGACCTGCtcggcgccctgctcgaccACGGCGCGAACCCGAACCTCCCGGGCCCCAAGCACATGCTCTGGCCCGCCACCTACCAGGCCCCCTGCCTCaaggtcctcctcgcccgcggcGCCGACAGCAAGAAGGCGCCGGGGAACATGGAGCTGGCCGTGagcatcaacaacatcgaGTCGGTCCGCgtgctgctggcggccggcgtgagccccaacaccaagaagGACGGCATCTACACGCCGCTCTGCACGTCGATCCGCGACAACCGcgccgacatcctcgagctgctgctcgagaaCGGCGCCGACCCGAACCTCAACTCGGCCGAGTACCCGGCCTTCAAGTGCGTCACCCACTTCCGCACCCACTTCCTCCcgcgcctcgtcgccgccggcaacgaccTCCACAACCCCAAGGGCATCATCGAGACGGCCGTGCGCGTCAACAACACCGAGGCCCTCATGTGGCTCCTCGACCAGGGCGTCAGCCCCAACGaccgcggcgaggacggcaacaCGCCGCTGACGACGGCCATCCGCGAGAACCGCGCCGAgatgctcgacgagctcctcgcccacggcgccgacccCAGCGTCCGCGGCGCCGACTGGCCCGTCGTCATGGCCGTCCAGCACCCGGCCATCCTCAAGAAGCTGctccccgccatcgccgacccGCGCTCCTTCAAGGGCCTCATggagcgcgccgtcgtcgcggaCCAGATCGAGAGCGTCAAGCTGCTCCTCGCGGCGGGCGTCTCGGTCGAGGACAagaacggcggcgtcttctCGCCCCTGACGTCCGCCATCCGCGAGGACAACAAGGAGATGACGCGCTTCCTcatcgaggagggcggcgccgacgtcaacGCCCCCGGCGAGCACCTGCCCATCGTCAAGGCGGTGCGCCGGtgccgcggcgacgacacgGACATCCTCGAGATGCTCCTCCGCAAGGGGGCCGACGCCAACAAGCTCTACCGCGGGTGGAACGCCGTCatgcaggccgtcgagaacggcgacgCCAAGCTGCTCAAGCTGCTcgtcgcggcgggcggcgtcgacctcgaggcccgggacgacgccggccgcACCGTCATggagatcgccgccggccgcggctgGGAGGAGTCGGTCGGCATCATCCTCTGGGACGGGAAGAGCAAGGAGTGA